The nucleotide window CCACCGGCCGGCGGCCTCGTAGGCGTCGCAGAGCGCCGCCTGCCGGCGCGCCGGTTCGGCGGCGGCGACGGCGTCGCGCAGCGCCGTGGCGATCGCCTCGGTGCCGGGCAGCGCGGCGAACGCGGTGCCGAGCCATTTCCCGTACGGCGGGTAGCGGCGGCCGAGCAGCAGGCACAGCCGCATGACGTCGCGGGCCAGCCGGGCGGCGAGTAGGCGGCTGCCGAGGTCGTCGCCCGCCTCGGCGGCGCGCCCGACGAACGCCTCGTCCTGCGCGATGCGGGTCCACTGCGCGGCAAGCAGGCACCGCCACACGTCCGCGGGGTACCAGCGCAGCCGCTCGCGCAGCCCGGTCAGCTCGCCGGTGTCGTCGTGGAAGACCGCGCCGCCGGTGACCTCGGCCAGCCGCTGCGCGGGGGTGGCCAGCCAGTCCGCGGCGGTCACGCCGCCGCGGGCGTCGAAGCCCAGCAGCCCGGCCGACCAGCTCGCCACGTCGGTGATCTCGACCCGGTGCGCCACCGGCCCGGTCGTGGCGGTCATGACCCGGACCCGCGCGCCGGGGGGCTCGAAGTGTGTCGGCCAGCCGCGCACCCGCTTCGGCAGCCGGTCGGCGAGCAGCGCCGACAGCCGATCGCCGTGCCGGGCCGCGTCGGCGGCGGTCAGGAACAGCTCCAGCCGCGGCCCCCAGTCGTGGTCGACGGAGCGCGCGGAGTCGAATCCGAGCACCTCCGAGCCGGGGCCGACCCGCGCGGCGGCGTGCGGCAGTCCGGGGTACGCCTCGTCCAGCAGCGGGCGCACCGCCTCCTGGTAGAGGTACCGGCACAGCCGCAGCCCGGGCAGGAACGGCGGCATCGGT belongs to Amorphoplanes digitatis and includes:
- a CDS encoding DUF4037 domain-containing protein, which produces MSSTVEPMPPFLPGLRLCRYLYQEAVRPLLDEAYPGLPHAAARVGPGSEVLGFDSARSVDHDWGPRLELFLTAADAARHGDRLSALLADRLPKRVRGWPTHFEPPGARVRVMTATTGPVAHRVEITDVASWSAGLLGFDARGGVTAADWLATPAQRLAEVTGGAVFHDDTGELTGLRERLRWYPADVWRCLLAAQWTRIAQDEAFVGRAAEAGDDLGSRLLAARLARDVMRLCLLLGRRYPPYGKWLGTAFAALPGTEAIATALRDAVAAAEPARRQAALCDAYEAAGRWQNRLGLARPVDPGRRPYHDRPYRVIDAARFAAALIERVEDPALAAVAPYGAVDQYVDSTDVLGRPDLTGALATVLRRGSPATGAR